Genomic window (Polyangia bacterium):
GACGGATGCTGCTCGTCGTCCAGGGACAATGTCGAGCGCGGGCCGACGGACGCGGCCACGCCGCCAGGCAATGCCAGCGCCAACGTCTCGCCGGCGGAGGTCCGCACGGTGGCCGGCCCCACCAGCGCGCGCCGCTCCGGCGCGACCGGCGAAGCGACCGCCGGCAACGCGGTGACGACCGCCACCGCCAAGCGCGCCGGATGCGCCACGCCCACCGGCGCCAGCGCGGCCGGCGTGGGCGCGAGCCCCGGCCAAAACACCGCTGCCAAGACCGCCGCCAGCACCGCGCTGCTGGCCACGCCGCCCACGAACCACCGCCAGCGCGACGAGCTGCGCGGTCGCAAGACCGGCGACGTCGCTTGCGACAGCTTGCTCCACAGCCGCCGCAAGGCCACATCGTCGCCGGTGCGGGCCTGGGCGTCGTCCAGCGCGCGGCGCAGTTCGCTCTCCACGGGATCCAGGGATCGGTCCAGCCAGCGCTGGTCGCTCACAGTCGCCTCCGCTTCGCTGCCTTCAGCAGCTGGGCACGCGCGTGATGCAGGCGCGACCAGGCGGTGTTCTCCGGGCAGCCCACCACCCGAGCCACCTCTTCAATGGGTAGGCCTTCCAGCTCGAACAGGATCAGCACCAGGCGTTTCTTGGGATCGACCCGTTCAAGCAAGGTGTCCAAGATCTCAAGACGCTCCGTGCGTTCGGACTGGTCGGAGGCGGGCGGCGGCAACGGCTCGCGCAGCATCAGCGTCGACAGCAACCGCTGCAGCCGATGGCGCTGGATCAAGCGCGCCGTTCCGCGCGCGGCGATCTTGTAGATCCACGTCGACAGTTGAGCATCGCCGCGAAAACGCGGCAGGCTGCGATAGACGGCCAAGAACACGTCCTGGCAAGCGTCCTCGCGCTCGCTCGGAACCACGCCCAGCGCGCTGATGAACCGGTGCACCATGGGGGCGTATCGTTCGT
Coding sequences:
- a CDS encoding RNA polymerase sigma factor; amino-acid sequence: MIARCQQGDHGAWRQLYERYAPMVHRFISALGVVPSEREDACQDVFLAVYRSLPRFRGDAQLSTWIYKIAARGTARLIQRHRLQRLLSTLMLREPLPPPASDQSERTERLEILDTLLERVDPKKRLVLILFELEGLPIEEVARVVGCPENTAWSRLHHARAQLLKAAKRRRL